One genomic window of Anguilla anguilla isolate fAngAng1 chromosome 13, fAngAng1.pri, whole genome shotgun sequence includes the following:
- the psmd6 gene encoding 26S proteasome non-ATPase regulatory subunit 6, giving the protein MPLENLEEEGLPKNPDLRIAQLKFLLTLDEHRQDAKVKTELMEAIKENNMAPYYEALCKELKWQVDTDLLSKMKKANEEVQKRLDDVLEDAEKNLGESEIRDAMMAKAEYLIRIGDKEGALTAFRKTYDKTVALGHRLDIVFYLLRIGLFYMDSDLITRNTEKAKSLIEEGGDWDRRNRLKVYQGLYCVAIRDFRQAAELFLDTVSTFTSYELMDYKTFVTYTVYVSMIALKRPDLREKVIKGAEILEVLHSLPAVRQYLFSLYECRYSVFFQSLAAVEQEMKKDWLFAPHYRYYVREMRILAYSQLLESYRSLTLGYMAEAFGVSTEFIDQELSRFIAAGRLHCKIDKVNEIVETNRPDSKNWQYQETIKKGDLLLNRVQKLSRVINM; this is encoded by the exons ATGCCGCTGGAAAATCTGGAAGAAGAGGGTTTGCCCAAAAACCCAGACCTGAGGATAGCACAACTGAAGTTTTTGCTCACTTTAGATGAACACCGACAAGATGCCAAAGTTAAAACGGAACTCATGGAAGCAATCAAAGAGAACA ATATGGCACCGTACTACGAGGCCCTCTGCAAAGAGCTGAAATGGCAGGTGGACACGGATCTGCTGAGCAAAATGAAGAAGGCGAACGAGGAGGTGCAGAAACGCTTGGATGATGTTTTGGAGGACGCTGAAAAGAACCTCGGGGAGAGTGAAATTCGAGATGCTATGATGGCCAAAGCCGAATATCTCATCCGTATCGGCGATAAG GAAGGAGCCCTAACTGCTTTCAGAAAAACCTATGACAAGACTGTTGCCCTGGGACATCGACTAGATATAGTGTTCTATCTGCTTAGGATCGGGTTATTTTATATGGATAGTGACCTTATAACCCGGAACACTGAAAAGGCAAAAAG CCTCATTGAAGAAGGTGGTGACTGGGATCGAAGGAATCGTCTGAAGGTGTACCAGGGTCTGTACTGTGTGGCCATCAGAGACTTCAGACAGGCAGCTGAGCTCTTCTTGGATACAGTGTCCACCTTCACCTCCTACGAGCTCATGGACTACAAAACGTTTGTCACGTACACCGTGTACGTCAGCATGATCGCCCTGAAGCGGCCTGACCTCAGGGAAAAG GTGATCAAAGGGGCGGAGATCCTGGAGGTGTTGCACAGCCTGCCGGCCGTGCGCCAGTACCTGTTCTCACTGTACGAGTGCCGCTACTCTGTGTTCTTCCAGTCCCTGG CCGCTGTAGAACAGGAGATGAAGAAGGACTGGCTTTTCGCTCCTCACTACCGCTACTACGTGCGAGAGATGCGCATCCTGGCCTACAGCCAGCTGCTGGAGTCCTACCGCTCCCTGACCCTGGGCTACATGGCAGAAGCCTTCGGCGTCAGCACAGAGTTCATTGACCA ggaACTCTCGCGCTTCATTGCAGCCGGGCGACTGCACTGCAAGATTGATAAAGTGAACGAGATCGTGGAAACAAACAG GCCTGACAGTAAGAATTGGCAGTACCAGGAAACTATAAAGAAAGGAGATCTGCTCCTGAACAGGGTCCAGAAACTGTCCAGGGTTATCAACATGTGA
- the slc2a9l1 gene encoding solute carrier family 2 member 9, like 1 isoform X1: MCVEAQTKMETSLKQLVRGRALAFIIILGIGGSFQNGFHVTVTSSPSPYIKNFINESWFIRHGETMAPETVTFIWSAIVSLYAVGGLLGSISVRHVTGKFGRKKAMIWNNMVSIVAAVTMFTSKSANSFEMVLVARFLFGFSSGLGANIHNIYLGESSPKKLRGMVTLTAATFISIGKLTGQLAGLREILGHEELWNILLCAPACFSVVQLLVLPSFPEAPRYLLIDKHNEAMCRDALQTLWGQGDFKTEIEEMLTEQATIKRQRSLSLLELLRDRSVRWQLITMVAINMGIQFSGISAISAFSFNIFQEMNIPLDKIRYVTLGVGASEVLTSITCGLFIENVGRRTLLWGGFGAMSVIMALITLSLILKESSYWIPYSTLGLIFLFVIFYGGGPAGVLPSITHEIFIQSSRPAAFVFAGILRWLGFSVMGMAFPFLITLWKSYTFVLFSGVPLVAGLFVFFLVPETKGKTLLEISEEFNKIQICKPSLRKDIVETRL; the protein is encoded by the exons ATGTGTGTGGaagcacaaacaaaaatggaaacttCACTGAAGCAACTG gtCCGTGGGAGAGCATTAGCCTTCATAATAATTTTAGGAATTGGAGGATCCTTTCAAAATGGATTTCATGTTACAGTTACCAGTTCCCCTTCGCCG tacattaagAATTTCATCAATGAAAGTTGGTTTATTCGGCATGGAGAGACCATGGCGCCAGAGACCGTAACCTTCATTTGGTCAGCTATAGTGTCGCTTTATGCCGTGGGGGGCCTTTTGGGCTCAATCAGCGTTAGGCACGTTACTGGCAAATTTGGAAG AAAGAAAGCCATGATCTGGAATAACATGGTCAGTATTGTAGCTGCAGTAACCATGTTTACAAGCAAGAGTGCAAACTCTTTTGAAATGGTACTGGTTGCACGGTTCTTATTTGGATTTTCTTCAG GTTTGGGTGCAAATATCCACAACATATACCTTGGTGAGAGTTCTCCTAAAAAACTGAGAGGAATGGTGACATTGACAGCAGCTACCTTTATCTCCATTGGTAAACTCACTGGTCAACTTGCTGGTCTGAG GGAAATTCTCGGGCATGAGGAGCTGTGGAATATCCTGCTTTGTGCCCCAGCATGTTTCTCTGTGGTTCAGCTGCTTGTGCTGCCGTCCTTTCCTGAGGCCCCAAGATATTTATTAATAGACAAACACAACGAGGCAATGTGCAGGGACG CCCTTCAGACCCTGTGGGGTCAGGGGGACTTTAAGACGGAGATTGAGGAGATGTTGACGGAACAGGCCACTATAAAGAGGCAGCGCTCCCTGAGTCTCCTGGAGCTCCTGAGGGACAGATCTGTGCGCTGGCAGCTCATCACCATGGTGGCCATCAATATGGGCATCCAGTTCAGCGGCATCTCTGCT ATAAGTGCCTTCTCCTTCAACATCTTCCAGGAAATGAACATTCCACTAGACAAAATCCGTTATGTGACACTGGGTGTGGGGGCTTCTGAGGTCCTCACCTCCATCACATGT GGACTCTTCATTGAGAATGTGGGGAGGAGAACCTTGCTGTGGGGAGGGTTTGGGGCCATGTCTGTAATAATGGCATTAATCACACTCTCACTGATCCTGAAG gAAAGCAGCTATTGGATTCCATATAGCACACTTGGCctgatatttctttttgtaatatTCTATGGTGGTGGACCAG CGGGTGTTCTGCCATCTATAACCCATGAGATATTTATCCAGTCCTCAAGACCTGCTGCTTTCGTATTTGCCGGCATACTGCGCTGGCTGGGGTTCTCTGTGATGGGAATGGCCTTCCCGTTTCTAATT ACATTATGGAAGTCCTACACTTTCGTGTTGTTTTCTGGGGTTCCTCTGGTGGCTGGactgtttgtctttttcttaGTACCTGAAACAAAGGGTAAAACGCTCTTGGAAATATCCGAGGAATTCAACAAAATCCAAATATGCAAGCCTTCATTAAGAAAAGACATTGTAGAAACAAGGCTATAA
- the slc2a9l1 gene encoding solute carrier family 2 member 9, like 1 isoform X2: MPWGAFWAQSALGTLLANLEGLGANIHNIYLGESSPKKLRGMVTLTAATFISIGKLTGQLAGLREILGHEELWNILLCAPACFSVVQLLVLPSFPEAPRYLLIDKHNEAMCRDALQTLWGQGDFKTEIEEMLTEQATIKRQRSLSLLELLRDRSVRWQLITMVAINMGIQFSGISAISAFSFNIFQEMNIPLDKIRYVTLGVGASEVLTSITCGLFIENVGRRTLLWGGFGAMSVIMALITLSLILKESSYWIPYSTLGLIFLFVIFYGGGPAGVLPSITHEIFIQSSRPAAFVFAGILRWLGFSVMGMAFPFLITLWKSYTFVLFSGVPLVAGLFVFFLVPETKGKTLLEISEEFNKIQICKPSLRKDIVETRL, translated from the exons ATGCCGTGGGGGGCCTTTTGGGCTCAATCAGCGTTAGGCACGTTACTGGCAAATTTGGAAG GTTTGGGTGCAAATATCCACAACATATACCTTGGTGAGAGTTCTCCTAAAAAACTGAGAGGAATGGTGACATTGACAGCAGCTACCTTTATCTCCATTGGTAAACTCACTGGTCAACTTGCTGGTCTGAG GGAAATTCTCGGGCATGAGGAGCTGTGGAATATCCTGCTTTGTGCCCCAGCATGTTTCTCTGTGGTTCAGCTGCTTGTGCTGCCGTCCTTTCCTGAGGCCCCAAGATATTTATTAATAGACAAACACAACGAGGCAATGTGCAGGGACG CCCTTCAGACCCTGTGGGGTCAGGGGGACTTTAAGACGGAGATTGAGGAGATGTTGACGGAACAGGCCACTATAAAGAGGCAGCGCTCCCTGAGTCTCCTGGAGCTCCTGAGGGACAGATCTGTGCGCTGGCAGCTCATCACCATGGTGGCCATCAATATGGGCATCCAGTTCAGCGGCATCTCTGCT ATAAGTGCCTTCTCCTTCAACATCTTCCAGGAAATGAACATTCCACTAGACAAAATCCGTTATGTGACACTGGGTGTGGGGGCTTCTGAGGTCCTCACCTCCATCACATGT GGACTCTTCATTGAGAATGTGGGGAGGAGAACCTTGCTGTGGGGAGGGTTTGGGGCCATGTCTGTAATAATGGCATTAATCACACTCTCACTGATCCTGAAG gAAAGCAGCTATTGGATTCCATATAGCACACTTGGCctgatatttctttttgtaatatTCTATGGTGGTGGACCAG CGGGTGTTCTGCCATCTATAACCCATGAGATATTTATCCAGTCCTCAAGACCTGCTGCTTTCGTATTTGCCGGCATACTGCGCTGGCTGGGGTTCTCTGTGATGGGAATGGCCTTCCCGTTTCTAATT ACATTATGGAAGTCCTACACTTTCGTGTTGTTTTCTGGGGTTCCTCTGGTGGCTGGactgtttgtctttttcttaGTACCTGAAACAAAGGGTAAAACGCTCTTGGAAATATCCGAGGAATTCAACAAAATCCAAATATGCAAGCCTTCATTAAGAAAAGACATTGTAGAAACAAGGCTATAA